The Mycobacterium seoulense genome has a window encoding:
- a CDS encoding DUF2786 domain-containing protein, with protein sequence MTDDKMLARIAALLRQAEGTDNTHEADAFMSAAQRLATASSIDLAVARSHAASRSPAQAPTQRTITIGNAGTKGLRTYVQLFVLIALANDVRCDVASNSTFVYAYGFAEDIDATHALYAGLVVQMVRASDAYLASGAHRPTPTITARLNFQLAFGARVGQRLAEARDEARREATKDRRRPPGTAIALRDKDVELHDYYRSASNARGTYQVSRATAGYSSAARRAGDRAGRRARLGNSPELPGARTPLGR encoded by the coding sequence ATGACTGACGACAAAATGCTGGCCCGCATCGCCGCACTGTTGCGTCAGGCCGAAGGCACCGACAACACGCACGAGGCGGACGCCTTCATGAGCGCCGCGCAGCGGTTGGCGACGGCGTCCTCCATCGACCTGGCGGTGGCGCGGTCCCACGCGGCCAGCCGCTCGCCGGCGCAGGCCCCGACCCAGCGCACCATCACTATCGGGAACGCGGGCACCAAGGGCCTGCGCACGTACGTGCAGCTGTTCGTGTTGATCGCCCTGGCCAACGACGTGCGCTGCGATGTGGCGTCGAATTCGACGTTCGTGTACGCCTACGGGTTCGCCGAGGACATCGACGCCACCCACGCGCTCTACGCCGGCCTGGTGGTCCAGATGGTGCGGGCCTCGGACGCGTACCTGGCATCGGGTGCGCACCGGCCGACGCCGACCATCACCGCGCGGCTGAATTTCCAGCTGGCGTTCGGGGCGCGCGTGGGCCAACGCCTGGCGGAAGCCCGCGACGAGGCCCGGCGTGAGGCCACCAAGGACCGCCGCCGCCCACCGGGCACCGCTATCGCGCTGCGGGACAAGGACGTCGAGCTGCACGACTATTACCGCAGCGCCTCCAATGCGCGCGGCACCTATCAGGTCAGCCGGGCGACGGCCGGCTATTCTTCGGCCGCGCGGCGCGCCGGCGACCGGGCCGGGCGGCGGGCGCGGCTGGGAAACAGTCCCGAACTGCCCGGCGCGCGCACCCCGCTGGGCCGGTGA
- the mymT gene encoding copper-binding metallothionein MymT — MANYEAGTELTCGHEGCGCRVRIEVPCHCSGSGEPYRCTCGDELTPVK, encoded by the coding sequence ATGGCGAATTACGAAGCAGGCACCGAACTGACCTGTGGCCACGAGGGCTGCGGGTGTCGCGTTCGCATCGAGGTCCCCTGCCACTGCTCCGGGTCGGGCGAACCGTACCGCTGCACCTGCGGCGACGAGCTGACCCCGGTCAAGTAG
- a CDS encoding glycoside hydrolase family 3 protein, protein MNDPDARAREVEAQLTDDERFALLVGVMGAGEMWPVRDERIPPGVPMSAGYVPGVPRLGVPALLMSDAGLGVTNPGYRPGDTATALPAGLALAAGFDPSLARAAGEVIGREARSRGFNVQLAGAMNLARDPRNGRNFEYVSEDPLLTATIAAESVEGIQQQRVISTVKHYSLNCNETNRHFLDAVIDPDAHRESDLLAFEIAIERARPGAVMTAYNKVNGTYAAANDVLINRVLKGAWGYRGWVMSDWGATPSWECALGGLDQECGAQIDALLWQSETFGEPLRAAHAEGRLTGERLSDMVRRILRSVFAVGIDRADAAPAPDLAAHNEIALRIARQGIVLLTNRGLLPLAPHSTARIAVIGGHAHVGVAAGYGSSAVVPPGGYAAVIPIGGSGLEAGLRKLHLLPSSPLDELRKQFPGAQIEFDPGINPAEAVLAARRADVAIVFAVRAEGEGFDIPDLTLPWGQDALISAVAGANPNTVVVLETGNPVSMPWLDSVRAVVQAWYPGQAGGRAIAEILAGHINPSGRLPVTFPVDLGQTPRPELPGLGAAWGEPSTIDYAEGSDVGYRWFAATGAAPLFAFGHGLSYSDFEYRDLEVTGGDTVAASFSVVNIGDRAGADVPQLYLTAAPGGECLRLLGFERVELEPGATRRVTIEADPRLLARYDGSVGSWRIAAGDHRVAVSASAVTPRLAATVELAGRTFGR, encoded by the coding sequence GTGAATGATCCCGATGCCCGCGCGCGCGAGGTCGAGGCCCAGCTGACCGACGACGAGCGGTTCGCGCTGCTGGTCGGGGTGATGGGCGCCGGCGAGATGTGGCCGGTGCGGGACGAGCGCATTCCGCCCGGCGTCCCGATGAGCGCCGGCTACGTCCCCGGGGTTCCGCGGCTCGGCGTCCCGGCGTTGCTGATGAGCGACGCCGGCCTCGGCGTGACCAACCCCGGCTACCGCCCGGGCGACACGGCCACCGCGCTGCCCGCCGGGCTCGCCCTGGCCGCCGGCTTCGACCCGTCCCTGGCCCGTGCCGCGGGCGAGGTGATCGGCCGGGAGGCCCGCAGCCGCGGGTTCAACGTGCAGCTTGCCGGAGCCATGAACCTCGCGCGCGACCCCCGCAACGGGCGCAACTTCGAATATGTTTCCGAGGACCCGCTTTTGACGGCGACGATCGCCGCGGAGTCGGTCGAGGGCATCCAGCAACAGCGCGTCATCTCGACGGTCAAGCACTACTCGCTGAACTGCAACGAGACGAATCGACACTTCCTGGACGCGGTCATCGATCCCGACGCGCATCGCGAATCCGACCTGCTGGCCTTTGAGATCGCCATCGAGCGCGCGCGGCCCGGTGCGGTGATGACCGCCTACAACAAGGTCAACGGGACCTACGCCGCCGCCAACGACGTCCTGATCAACCGGGTGCTGAAAGGGGCCTGGGGATATCGGGGCTGGGTCATGTCCGACTGGGGGGCGACACCGTCCTGGGAGTGCGCGCTGGGCGGGCTGGACCAAGAGTGCGGGGCGCAGATCGACGCGCTGCTGTGGCAGTCGGAGACATTCGGTGAGCCGCTGCGGGCAGCCCACGCCGAGGGCAGGCTGACCGGCGAGCGCCTCTCCGACATGGTCCGGCGGATCTTGCGATCGGTGTTCGCGGTCGGCATCGACCGGGCCGACGCCGCGCCCGCACCGGACCTGGCCGCGCACAACGAGATCGCGCTGCGGATCGCCCGGCAGGGGATCGTGCTGTTGACCAACCGCGGGCTGCTGCCGCTGGCGCCGCACTCGACCGCCCGCATCGCCGTCATCGGCGGACATGCGCACGTCGGAGTGGCGGCAGGCTACGGATCGAGCGCCGTCGTCCCGCCGGGCGGCTATGCGGCCGTCATACCGATCGGCGGCTCGGGGCTGGAGGCCGGCCTGCGCAAGCTGCATCTGCTTCCCTCGAGCCCACTGGACGAGCTGCGCAAGCAATTCCCCGGCGCCCAAATCGAATTCGATCCCGGCATCAACCCCGCCGAGGCGGTGCTCGCGGCGCGTCGCGCCGACGTCGCGATCGTGTTCGCCGTCCGCGCCGAAGGGGAGGGGTTCGACATCCCCGACCTGACCCTGCCATGGGGCCAGGACGCGTTGATCAGCGCCGTGGCCGGCGCCAACCCCAACACCGTCGTGGTGCTCGAAACCGGAAATCCGGTGAGCATGCCCTGGCTCGACTCGGTGCGGGCCGTTGTGCAGGCCTGGTATCCGGGGCAGGCCGGCGGCCGCGCGATCGCGGAAATCCTTGCCGGCCACATCAATCCGTCGGGCCGGTTGCCCGTCACGTTCCCGGTCGACCTGGGCCAGACACCGCGCCCTGAGCTGCCCGGCCTCGGCGCCGCATGGGGGGAGCCGAGCACCATCGACTATGCCGAGGGATCCGATGTCGGCTACCGCTGGTTCGCCGCGACCGGCGCGGCTCCGCTGTTCGCCTTCGGACATGGCTTGTCCTACAGCGACTTCGAGTATCGCGACCTGGAAGTCACCGGCGGAGACACCGTCGCCGCCAGCTTCAGCGTCGTCAACATCGGCGACCGCGCCGGGGCCGACGTCCCACAGCTGTACCTGACCGCGGCCCCGGGCGGCGAGTGCCTGCGCTTGCTGGGATTCGAGCGGGTCGAGCTCGAGCCGGGCGCCACCCGCCGCGTGACCATCGAAGCGGATCCGCGCCTGCTCGCGCGCTACGACGGCAGCGTGGGAAGCTGGCGCATCGCCGCGGGCGATCACCGGGTGGCGGTGAGCGCGTCGGCGGTCACGCCGCGGCTGGCGGCGACGGTAGAGCTCGCCGGTCGTACGTTCGGGCGCTGA
- a CDS encoding O-methyltransferase: MTRKPTPQDVDDFLNDTVVGDDPALRAALQASDAAGLPQIAVSAQQGKFLSLLAGAIQAQRVLEIGTLGGFSTIWLARGAGPQGRVVTLEYEPRHAEVARANLERAGVADRVEVIVGAALDTLPTVDGGPFDLVFIDADKENYVEYLRWAVRLARPGALILADNVIREGQIIEPQRNAQAEAVRQTLQLMGEHPRLDTAVIQTVGAKRWDGFALAVVR; the protein is encoded by the coding sequence ATGACCCGGAAACCAACCCCACAAGACGTCGACGACTTTCTGAACGACACCGTGGTCGGCGACGACCCGGCCCTCCGCGCGGCGCTGCAGGCCAGCGACGCCGCCGGGCTGCCGCAGATCGCCGTGTCGGCCCAGCAGGGCAAGTTTCTGAGCCTGCTCGCCGGCGCCATCCAGGCCCAGCGCGTCCTCGAAATCGGCACGCTGGGCGGCTTCAGCACCATCTGGCTCGCGCGCGGCGCCGGACCGCAGGGCCGGGTGGTGACGCTGGAATACGAGCCCAGGCACGCCGAGGTCGCACGGGCCAACCTGGAACGGGCGGGCGTCGCCGACCGGGTGGAAGTGATCGTCGGCGCCGCGCTCGACACGTTGCCCACCGTGGACGGCGGCCCCTTCGACCTGGTGTTCATCGACGCCGACAAAGAGAACTACGTCGAATACCTGCGGTGGGCGGTCCGGCTGGCCCGCCCCGGCGCACTCATCTTGGCGGACAACGTGATTCGGGAAGGGCAGATCATCGAGCCGCAGCGCAACGCCCAGGCGGAGGCGGTGCGCCAGACGTTGCAGCTGATGGGCGAGCACCCACGGCTGGACACGGCCGTGATCCAAACGGTCGGTGCCAAGCGCTGGGACGGCTTCGCGCTCGCGGTGGTGCGCTAG
- a CDS encoding NAD(P)H-dependent amine dehydrogenase family protein, with amino-acid sequence MTNVGVWGPGSMGVIALRGVIDHPELQLVDLVVHSDAKVGRDAGELCGIAPVGVAATRDPAALLAGDAEAVVYAAGANLRPLEAVGDMVSILRAGKNVVSCSVVPLVYPDGVDAAFTDPLRQAALDGGASFFTTGIDSGFANDVLPLVLTGVSRAIDSVRVTEMFNYATYPDRAAVYEILGFGRPPEYRAFAAQPGMFTFGWGPVLHQLAAGLGAKIDNIEESNERLPAAESFDTPTGHIAAGTIAAMRSTLTGYVGGKPTFVLDHVTRMRDDIAPDWPQPHISIPPKDLGYGQASGRGLYRVEIEGSPSMRCEFEMAEDHDHDLGARIAGASRMVNAIPAVCAAPPGLLSALDLPLITGAGLVRPVAGPPPDSRLF; translated from the coding sequence GTGACCAACGTGGGGGTGTGGGGGCCGGGTTCCATGGGAGTGATCGCCTTGCGCGGCGTGATCGACCACCCGGAGTTGCAGCTGGTCGACCTCGTCGTGCACAGCGACGCGAAGGTGGGGCGCGACGCGGGCGAGCTGTGCGGGATCGCGCCGGTCGGGGTGGCGGCCACCCGGGACCCGGCGGCGCTGCTCGCCGGCGACGCCGAGGCGGTGGTGTACGCCGCCGGCGCCAACCTGCGGCCGCTGGAGGCCGTCGGGGACATGGTCTCCATCCTTCGGGCGGGCAAGAACGTGGTGTCGTGCTCGGTGGTGCCGCTGGTCTATCCCGACGGCGTCGACGCCGCGTTCACCGACCCGCTGCGGCAGGCGGCGCTCGACGGCGGAGCGTCGTTCTTCACCACCGGCATCGACTCCGGGTTCGCCAATGACGTTCTGCCCCTGGTGCTCACCGGCGTCTCGCGGGCCATCGATTCCGTGCGGGTGACCGAGATGTTCAACTACGCCACTTACCCGGACCGGGCCGCGGTGTACGAGATCCTCGGCTTCGGCCGGCCTCCGGAATACCGAGCGTTCGCGGCGCAGCCCGGTATGTTCACCTTCGGCTGGGGCCCCGTCCTGCATCAGCTCGCCGCCGGCCTGGGCGCCAAGATCGACAACATCGAGGAAAGCAACGAACGCCTGCCCGCGGCCGAGTCCTTCGACACGCCCACCGGCCACATCGCCGCCGGGACGATCGCGGCCATGCGCTCCACACTGACCGGATACGTCGGCGGCAAGCCAACCTTCGTCCTGGACCACGTGACCCGGATGCGCGACGACATCGCCCCGGACTGGCCGCAGCCGCACATCTCGATCCCCCCGAAGGACCTCGGCTACGGGCAGGCGTCGGGACGCGGCCTCTACCGGGTGGAGATCGAGGGATCCCCAAGCATGCGTTGCGAATTCGAGATGGCCGAAGACCACGACCACGACCTGGGCGCGCGCATCGCCGGCGCCTCGCGAATGGTCAACGCCATCCCCGCCGTGTGCGCCGCCCCGCCCGGGCTGCTCTCGGCGCTGGACCTGCCACTGATCACCGGGGCAGGCCTGGTCCGCCCGGTGGCGGGGCCGCCGCCGGACAGCCGGCTGTTCTAG
- a CDS encoding alpha/beta hydrolase domain-containing protein, producing MTISPEITPVPGRPRLLLGAYDLADVGYTAKEFFVSGTAASYAPTVPPGPDPRWSVSPSGTADYTTRMAVLSPTDPARFNGTALVEWLNVSGGIDAPAVWMMAHREIVRAGYAYVAVSAQRVGVDGGASLLGVDMSLKIQDPTRYAPLYHPGDAFSYDIFSQVGAVIRNAADTGVLGDLRARRVLALGESQSAMFLTTYVNAVDPVAEGYDGFFVHSRFGPAAPLDGSSIFDEASAPHAVAFRPDLRVPLLAIITETDLFGGAREAYYFARQPDNPWLRVWEIPGAAHADNYTIQVGPIDSGTAPLADLVAAYAPTNMLMGQRLSHDINFAPQHHYVAQAALAALDAWVRTGEPAPAAEPMRVRDADGPRPILDDHGLVLGGVRTPWVDVPVARTSGLGGEESIMSALFGSGELFDAGTLRRLYPGGMNQYLQRFTAALDASIRSGFILAADRDEILELAAATYPGDRS from the coding sequence GTGACGATTTCGCCCGAGATCACACCCGTCCCCGGGCGGCCGCGTCTGCTGTTGGGCGCTTACGACCTCGCCGACGTCGGCTACACGGCCAAGGAGTTCTTCGTCTCCGGGACGGCCGCGTCGTATGCGCCGACGGTGCCACCGGGGCCCGACCCGCGGTGGAGCGTATCCCCTTCCGGCACCGCCGATTACACCACCAGAATGGCGGTGCTGAGCCCCACGGATCCGGCACGGTTCAACGGAACCGCGCTCGTCGAATGGCTCAACGTGAGCGGCGGCATCGACGCTCCCGCGGTCTGGATGATGGCGCACCGGGAGATCGTTCGCGCGGGCTACGCGTACGTCGCCGTTTCGGCGCAGCGGGTCGGCGTGGACGGCGGCGCGAGCCTGCTCGGCGTCGACATGTCGTTGAAGATCCAGGATCCGACGCGCTACGCACCGCTGTACCACCCGGGTGACGCCTTCTCCTACGACATCTTCTCCCAGGTCGGCGCGGTGATCAGAAACGCCGCGGACACCGGAGTTTTGGGTGATCTGCGTGCCCGACGGGTCCTCGCGCTGGGCGAGTCGCAGTCGGCCATGTTCCTCACCACCTATGTCAACGCCGTGGACCCGGTGGCGGAGGGGTACGACGGCTTCTTCGTCCATTCGCGATTCGGCCCCGCCGCGCCGCTCGACGGGAGTTCCATCTTCGACGAGGCGAGTGCACCGCACGCCGTCGCGTTCCGCCCGGACCTGCGGGTGCCGTTGCTGGCCATCATCACCGAGACGGACCTCTTCGGCGGCGCGCGGGAGGCCTACTACTTCGCGCGCCAGCCCGACAACCCGTGGTTGCGGGTCTGGGAGATCCCCGGGGCCGCGCACGCCGACAACTACACCATCCAGGTCGGGCCGATCGACAGCGGGACGGCACCGCTCGCGGACCTCGTCGCGGCGTACGCGCCGACGAACATGCTGATGGGGCAACGCCTTTCGCACGACATCAACTTCGCCCCACAACACCACTACGTGGCGCAGGCGGCGCTCGCGGCACTCGACGCATGGGTGCGCACCGGAGAGCCCGCGCCTGCGGCGGAGCCCATGCGGGTGCGCGATGCCGACGGGCCGCGGCCCATCCTCGACGACCACGGCCTGGTCCTTGGCGGCGTCAGAACCCCGTGGGTGGACGTACCTGTCGCGCGGACCTCGGGGCTCGGCGGCGAGGAAAGCATCATGTCCGCCCTCTTCGGCTCCGGCGAACTCTTCGACGCCGGCACATTGCGCCGGCTGTACCCGGGCGGGATGAACCAATACCTGCAACGTTTCACCGCCGCCCTCGACGCGTCGATCCGGTCGGGCTTCATCCTGGCGGCGGACCGGGACGAGATTCTCGAGCTGGCCGCCGCGACGTATCCCGGCGACCGGTCCTAG
- a CDS encoding NAD(P)H-dependent flavin oxidoreductase encodes MDIADRLRLDVPVAQAGMGGGLAGAALAAAVAEAGGLGTLGLATPRQLRASIAEMRERAPGRAVAVNLLMPFVHRAHVAVCVSAGVDVVVLAFGEKRGLVQHLRDAGVFVFVMVGTAAQANAAIGWGADGLIAQGREAGGHLVGTMPALRFLPQALAAAGRRPVFLAGGIAAGEDTRAALAAGASGVVAGTRFLMTHEANANREYQRRVANADKTIETNLFGLSWPLRHRVVPNAATRRWCRDDGWAKALPAAINAASRPLTALGYFDAGALMCLQSPARPLLTPLAPLATMPDAWVDRAALYAGETALRIGELTSAAQAVADLSPG; translated from the coding sequence ATGGACATCGCGGACCGCCTGCGCCTGGACGTTCCGGTGGCCCAGGCCGGCATGGGGGGCGGCCTCGCGGGTGCGGCGCTGGCGGCGGCGGTCGCCGAAGCGGGCGGCCTGGGCACCCTGGGCCTGGCCACTCCCCGTCAGCTGCGCGCGTCCATCGCCGAGATGCGCGAGCGGGCGCCGGGGCGCGCGGTCGCGGTGAACCTGTTGATGCCCTTCGTTCATCGCGCGCACGTCGCGGTCTGCGTCTCCGCCGGCGTCGACGTGGTCGTGCTGGCCTTCGGTGAAAAGCGGGGACTTGTCCAGCACCTGCGCGACGCCGGCGTCTTCGTGTTCGTGATGGTCGGCACCGCGGCGCAGGCGAACGCCGCTATCGGTTGGGGCGCTGACGGTTTGATCGCTCAGGGACGCGAGGCGGGGGGCCACCTCGTCGGGACCATGCCGGCGCTGCGGTTCCTGCCGCAGGCGCTGGCGGCGGCGGGCCGCCGCCCGGTGTTCCTCGCCGGCGGGATCGCCGCCGGCGAGGACACCCGCGCCGCCTTGGCGGCGGGCGCCAGCGGCGTCGTCGCGGGAACGCGCTTCCTGATGACGCACGAAGCCAACGCCAACCGGGAGTACCAGCGGCGGGTGGCCAACGCGGACAAGACGATCGAGACCAACCTGTTCGGCCTCAGCTGGCCGCTGCGTCATCGCGTCGTGCCCAACGCCGCGACGCGGCGCTGGTGCCGCGACGACGGCTGGGCCAAGGCCCTGCCGGCGGCCATCAACGCGGCGAGCCGCCCCCTGACCGCGCTGGGCTACTTCGACGCCGGGGCATTGATGTGCCTGCAGTCGCCGGCCCGTCCACTGCTCACGCCGCTGGCGCCGCTCGCCACGATGCCCGATGCGTGGGTCGACCGCGCGGCGCTGTATGCCGGTGAAACAGCGCTTCGCATCGGCGAACTCACCTCAGCCGCGCAGGCGGTCGCCGACCTCAGTCCCGGCTGA
- a CDS encoding alpha/beta hydrolase gives MRIVYDVWTPDTTPRAVVVLSHGLGEYARRYDHVAQRFGAAGLVTYALDHRGHGRSGGKRVLVRDISEYTADFDSLVRIATREHPGLKCVVLGHSMGGGIVFAYGVERPDNYDLMVLSGPAVAAQEQVSPVMVLAARVLGALVPGLPVQELDVDAISRDPAVVAAYKNDPLVYHGKVPAGIGRALFQVGETMPQRAPALTAPLLVVHGSEDRLIPVAGSRRLVECVGSTDVELKVYPGLYHEVFNEPEREQVLNDVVSWITARL, from the coding sequence GTGCGCATCGTTTACGACGTCTGGACACCCGACACGACGCCGCGGGCGGTCGTCGTCCTTTCGCACGGTCTCGGCGAGTACGCCCGGCGCTACGACCACGTCGCGCAGCGTTTCGGTGCGGCCGGCCTGGTCACCTACGCGCTGGATCACCGCGGCCACGGCCGCTCGGGCGGCAAGCGGGTGCTGGTGCGGGACATCTCCGAGTACACCGCGGACTTCGACAGCCTGGTGCGGATCGCCACCCGGGAGCATCCCGGGCTCAAGTGCGTCGTGCTCGGGCACAGCATGGGCGGCGGCATCGTGTTCGCCTACGGCGTCGAACGCCCCGACAACTACGACCTGATGGTGCTCTCGGGGCCCGCGGTGGCGGCCCAGGAACAGGTGTCGCCGGTGATGGTCCTGGCCGCCCGGGTGCTCGGAGCGCTGGTCCCCGGCCTGCCGGTGCAGGAGCTCGACGTCGACGCCATCTCCCGCGATCCCGCGGTGGTGGCGGCCTACAAGAACGACCCGCTGGTCTACCACGGCAAGGTCCCGGCCGGCATCGGCCGCGCCCTGTTTCAGGTCGGCGAGACCATGCCACAGCGCGCGCCGGCGCTGACCGCGCCGTTGCTGGTGGTGCACGGCTCCGAGGACCGCCTGATCCCCGTCGCCGGAAGCCGGCGGCTGGTCGAGTGTGTGGGCTCCACCGACGTCGAGTTGAAGGTCTACCCCGGGCTCTACCACGAGGTGTTCAACGAACCCGAACGCGAGCAGGTGCTGAACGACGTGGTCTCGTGGATTACCGCCCGGCTGTGA
- a CDS encoding TIGR04338 family metallohydrolase translates to MSPGPSAKRDSQRARVYAAEEFVRTLFDRAAEHGSPTVDFFGAQLTLPPEGRFGSVASAQRYVDEVLALPAVRRRWPCAPPLRLRPRRAATAAHYEYRDGAGVIAVPDRDTADWALRELVVLHEVAHHLCQAEPPHGPDFVATFCELAELVMGPELGHVLRVVYAKEGVR, encoded by the coding sequence GTGAGCCCGGGACCGTCCGCCAAGCGGGACTCCCAGCGAGCCAGGGTTTACGCGGCCGAGGAGTTCGTCCGGACGCTGTTCGACCGCGCCGCAGAGCACGGGTCGCCCACCGTGGACTTCTTCGGTGCGCAGCTCACGCTGCCGCCGGAGGGACGATTCGGCTCGGTTGCCAGCGCGCAGCGCTATGTTGACGAGGTGCTTGCGTTGCCGGCGGTGCGCCGGCGTTGGCCCTGCGCCCCGCCGCTGCGCTTGCGGCCGCGACGGGCCGCGACCGCGGCCCACTACGAATATCGCGACGGCGCGGGCGTTATCGCGGTCCCCGACCGCGACACCGCCGACTGGGCGCTGCGCGAGCTGGTGGTGCTCCACGAGGTCGCGCACCACCTGTGCCAGGCCGAGCCGCCGCACGGCCCCGATTTCGTCGCGACGTTCTGTGAGTTGGCCGAGCTGGTGATGGGTCCCGAACTCGGGCACGTGCTGCGCGTCGTGTACGCCAAAGAGGGTGTGCGGTGA